Genomic segment of Bacteroidales bacterium:
GTTGCGTAATCTATGTATAAGGTAGATTATATAGATTTACACAATTCATGCCAAATATAGTTCGCAAAATATTAAAAATAAACTAAAACTTAAAAATGTAAAAATATGAAGAAAACACTCTTTTTTTGTTTAATTATTCTAATCATTTCTTGCAATGAGAGCAGGAATAATTCACAGCTTGAAAATAAAACAGACACAGCAATACTTAATACAGAAATTTCTGAGAATGAACATCTTGTAATGTCGGTTTTGTGGTATCAGAAATCTGCTGAAATGAAAGCCTTATACTATCAGACTTTTAATTTGGCAATGATGATGCTTGATGAACATCTTGCTTCTCTTGACCCAGAGTTAAAACCTGCTGTTATTTGCGATATTGATGAAACACTTTTAGATAACAGTCCTTTTGAAGGGAAATGTATTAATGAAAATATAAGTTATTCATCCGAAACATGGAAAAACTGGTCAGACAAAACTTCTGCAAAAGCATTACCGGGAGCTATTGAATTTACTAATTATGCTAAACACAAAAATGTTGAAGTTTTTTATATTTCAAATCGTAAAATTGATGAATTAGACTCTACAATGAGCAATATGAAAAAATTAAACTTCCCTTTTATTGACAAGGAACATTTTCTTTTAAAAACAAAAACCAGCGATAAAACAGAAAGAAGAAATAAAATATCAAAAAATTATGAAATTATTCTTTTAATAGGCGACAATCTTGGTGATTTTTCAGAAATCTTTAACGAAAGGTATCAAAATTTCGGGTTTGAAATTGTTGAACAAAATATTGATGAGTTTGGAAACAGATTTATAATACTTCCAAATCCAATGTACGGAAACTGGGAAAGTGCTATTTATGGTGGCACCTATAACTTGCCCAACGAAGAAAAAAACATAAAACGAAAAGAAAATATTGTTAGTTATTAATTAAGCAGTAACTAATCAGTTTGCTTATGGTATTGGTTTTGTGATTGTTTAAACCTGCCAGATTTGTTAAGAATAATTACAATTTGTTAAAACAATAATAAAAAAACCATAAAAATATTTGCAATATAATATTTAGCACACTATCTTTGACTGAACGTTTAGTCAACCGCTTTTTTATTAAATTATGTCTCCACGAACAGCAGAACAATTTAAAGAAATCAGAAAAGGGAAAAAAGAAATTATTCTGAATTCAGCACTTGAAATATTTGCCGAGCAAGGATTTCATGGTGCTTCGATAAGTAAAATTGCACAACATGCTAATATCTCAAAAGGCTTAATATATAATTATTTCGAAAGTAAAGAAGATTTATTAAAAGAAATAATTTTTAACGGGCTTGATGAAATGTTTGTTTTTTTTGATCCAAATCACGACGGTAAACTAACAAAAGATGAATGTATATATTTTATTAACGAAATCTTTAAATTAATTTCGGAGAATTGTAAATTTTGGAAGCTGTATTTTTCTGTTTTGGCTCAACCTGTTGTCCTAAAATTAATTGAAAAAAAATTGACGGAACGCATTATTCCAATGCTAAAAATGCTGGAAAACTATTACATAGATAAAGGGGTTGAAGAACCTTATGTAAAAGCAAGATTAGTTACTGCAATTTTAGATGGTGTAGGCATGCATTATATCGTTGATCCTAAAGGATTCCCTTTAGAAGAAACCAAAAAAATAATTATTGATAAATTTGTTTAAATATTTTATTAACCATAAAAAATAATATCAATGAAAAAGTTCTGTTTAATATTACTTAGTTTCTTTGCTTTATTTGTGTTTACATATATTTCCGTACAAGCACAGGAACTAACAGCGAGAGAAATTG
This window contains:
- a CDS encoding TetR/AcrR family transcriptional regulator, producing MSPRTAEQFKEIRKGKKEIILNSALEIFAEQGFHGASISKIAQHANISKGLIYNYFESKEDLLKEIIFNGLDEMFVFFDPNHDGKLTKDECIYFINEIFKLISENCKFWKLYFSVLAQPVVLKLIEKKLTERIIPMLKMLENYYIDKGVEEPYVKARLVTAILDGVGMHYIVDPKGFPLEETKKIIIDKFV
- a CDS encoding 5'-nucleotidase, lipoprotein e(P4) family; translated protein: MKKTLFFCLIILIISCNESRNNSQLENKTDTAILNTEISENEHLVMSVLWYQKSAEMKALYYQTFNLAMMMLDEHLASLDPELKPAVICDIDETLLDNSPFEGKCINENISYSSETWKNWSDKTSAKALPGAIEFTNYAKHKNVEVFYISNRKIDELDSTMSNMKKLNFPFIDKEHFLLKTKTSDKTERRNKISKNYEIILLIGDNLGDFSEIFNERYQNFGFEIVEQNIDEFGNRFIILPNPMYGNWESAIYGGTYNLPNEEKNIKRKENIVSY